GCGCAGCACGAACAGGCGACTTTCGTTTTCTGAGCCCAGCTCGGCGACCGAAAAACCGAAGAAGCGCCCGACGTTGTTATCCCATAGCCACACTTTGAAGAGTGCCTCGGAGCGCAGGTAGAAGCAGACCGGCCAGATCAGCGTGAACGGCGCGCAGACGAGCGCGGCCAGAGCGAGCGTGCCCGCGAAGCTGCGGCTGCGGCATGCGGGATAGAGCAGCAGCGCCGCGCAGAGGGTCGCGCCGAACACGAGCGGTACGAACAGTCCCTTTGCCAGCAGCGACACGCCCACGCCCGCGCCGAGCATCGTCGCGCCGCTGATGATCGCGTGACGCCGCTCGCGGGCATCGAGCGGTTTGGTCTGGCTGGCGGCCAGCGCATGCATCGGCAAATACGACGCGGCGCGCGGATTGTCACGCAGATGCAGAAGTACCAGTTCGAACAGTCCGCAAAAGCCGAGCGCGGCGCCGGCCATCAGCGCGACGTCGGTCATCATGTCGTGCACGTGCTTGACGACCACCAGCGTGCCGCCGAACAGCGCGAGCGTACCGATCACGCGCAGGTCGAACCAGCTCGACGCATCGACCGCGCGACGCGCGACGCGCCCGGTGTAGTACATCGTCAGGCCCGCGAACAGCGCGCTCGCGAGCCGTGCCGCATCCGGCAGCGGCAGATAGCGGCCGAACATCCATGCTAGGCCGGCGGCGACCCAGTCGTAGAACGGCGGCTTTTCGACGAAGGGCTGCCCGGCATTGGTCGGCACGACGAGATCGCCGGTAGCGAGCATGTGCTGGACGATGCCGAACGTATAGGTTTCGTCCTGCTTCCACGGCTCGTGGCCAAGAATGCCTGGGATCAGCCACGCGCACAGGATCGCCAGCGCGACGAGCCACAGCAGCGGACGGAGCGCCGCGAGCGCATGCCAACGCTGCAGGCCGCGCGTAGCACGGTCGCCCGAAACGGCGGAGCCCGATGCCTGGGCGGTGTCGGTGCTGTGTATCGCGGGGGCGGAAGCTGCGGGATCCCCAACCGGCAGCTGGGTCTGCGCGTCGGTAAAGGCGTGCGCGGAGTGCGCGGTGCTGGCGGAAAGCGCGGCCTCGTGCGCGCCGCCTGCCGGAGCGGCCGAGGTCGACGCCGTCGCGCTGGCATTGTGCGCGCGCCAGCGCGCGGACTGCTTGTCTTGCATCGAAGTCTCAGGTCAGCGTACGCGGCGGCGTGGGCCTCGTACTGATGTTTTGCTTGCGTCGCCTGCGGATGCACACGATCCGGTCGATTGTAGCGCGGCATTATTACTGGACATTACAGACGCAGCGAGGCGCGCGTAATCGACGCGCGGCTGTCTCGGTTTCACGACAGACCGATTCCGACTAGCACGAAAGGAGGAGGAGAGCGCCGAAAATGCGTGGCCGTGGCCGACCGCGCCTTGCGTTTGACGCTGGCGGCCGCTCTCGCGCGGCCCTCGCTCAGCGGCCGCCGGTCACGTCGAACAGCGCGCCCGTCACGTACGACGCCGCGTCGCTCAGCAGCCACACGATGGCCTCGGCGACTTCGTCCGCGCGGCCGGGGCGGCCGAGCGGCGTGGTCGCGCCCAGTTGCGCGGCGCGCTCGGGCTTGCCGCCGCTCGCATGGATCTCGGTGTCGATCAGGCCTGGACGCACCGCGTTCACGCGCACGCCCTGCGGGCCCAGCTCTTTCGCGAGGCCGAGCGTCATCGTGTCGATGGCGCCTTTCGACCCCGCATAGTCGACGTATTCGTTGGGCGAACCGAGCCGCGCCGCCGCCGACGAAACATTGACGATCGCGCCGCCCGCGCCGCCGCGCTCGGTCGACATGCGACGCGCCGCTTCGCGCGCGCACAGATACGCGCCGAGCACGTTGACGTCGAACACGCGTTTCAGACGTGCGAAGTCCATGTCTGCGAGCTGGCTCGACGGCGCGACGATACCGGCGTTGTTGACGAGCGCATCGATGCGGCCGAAGGTTTGCTGGAGCGTGTCGAACATGCCGGTCACGTCGGCTTCGTTCGCGACGTCGCCGGCGATCGGCACCGCGCGGCCGCCCGC
Above is a window of Paraburkholderia sprentiae WSM5005 DNA encoding:
- a CDS encoding ArnT family glycosyltransferase; translated protein: MQDKQSARWRAHNASATASTSAAPAGGAHEAALSASTAHSAHAFTDAQTQLPVGDPAASAPAIHSTDTAQASGSAVSGDRATRGLQRWHALAALRPLLWLVALAILCAWLIPGILGHEPWKQDETYTFGIVQHMLATGDLVVPTNAGQPFVEKPPFYDWVAAGLAWMFGRYLPLPDAARLASALFAGLTMYYTGRVARRAVDASSWFDLRVIGTLALFGGTLVVVKHVHDMMTDVALMAGAALGFCGLFELVLLHLRDNPRAASYLPMHALAASQTKPLDARERRHAIISGATMLGAGVGVSLLAKGLFVPLVFGATLCAALLLYPACRSRSFAGTLALAALVCAPFTLIWPVCFYLRSEALFKVWLWDNNVGRFFGFSVAELGSENESRLFVLRTVLSVGFPVVPLALAALAGGAWRRWRDPRVALPVLFAGIGFAVLQSSATVRELYILPFIAPLALVAMQGVERLPARLHAGWDMTSRVLFGSAAALVWIVWSTMTSPASTHAPLHLLGRWLPLDWVLPISPVLIVGALLLTIGWLWLLPSFKYAGRWRGALSWCAGAMLAWGLVSTLLLPWLDYAKSYRSVFRDLGAKMNIEWNDGDCMASSGLGESEAPMLYYYTGIEHQPSEDPRTTACTWLIEESRRDNARPPPGEWRLFWSGARPGDSDELLRVFVRTPVAGELHGDE
- a CDS encoding SDR family oxidoreductase, with amino-acid sequence MTKAVLITGGSRGIGRATARLLGERGWCVGVNYLRELAAAQQTVAEVEHAGGRAVPIAGDVANEADVTGMFDTLQQTFGRIDALVNNAGIVAPSSQLADMDFARLKRVFDVNVLGAYLCAREAARRMSTERGGAGGAIVNVSSAAARLGSPNEYVDYAGSKGAIDTMTLGLAKELGPQGVRVNAVRPGLIDTEIHASGGKPERAAQLGATTPLGRPGRADEVAEAIVWLLSDAASYVTGALFDVTGGR